One Moorella sp. E308F genomic region harbors:
- a CDS encoding phosphatidate cytidylyltransferase, translating into MLGTRILVALVGIPLLLGAAYLGGWWFLLLVILVAFTGLVEFYHLAACLKLKPLVPAGIIGGLMFVLAAYLNKGMVAWPGAGLTVGMLLLFLTLFPRVAAADVAITLLGSWYVGGLLAYLPLLRLLPGGAAILILTFLMTWANDTGAYFCGRIFGRRHPWPSLSPGKTWAGAIGGLLVTLVMAEVLGPLILPALNSWLLAGLAILSAIAAQAGDLIESGFKRQAGVKDSGWLLPGHGGILDRFDSLLLVAPVVYYYLVFFLPKME; encoded by the coding sequence GTGCTAGGCACCAGAATTTTAGTTGCCCTGGTGGGTATCCCGTTATTACTGGGAGCGGCTTACCTGGGTGGCTGGTGGTTCCTCCTGCTGGTAATCCTGGTGGCCTTTACCGGGCTGGTGGAATTTTACCACCTGGCCGCCTGCCTGAAGCTAAAACCGCTGGTCCCGGCCGGTATTATAGGGGGGCTGATGTTTGTCCTGGCAGCATATCTTAATAAGGGGATGGTCGCTTGGCCGGGTGCTGGACTAACAGTGGGGATGCTCTTACTCTTCCTGACCCTGTTTCCCCGCGTGGCAGCGGCCGATGTGGCCATAACCTTACTGGGGAGCTGGTATGTAGGGGGGCTGCTGGCTTACCTGCCTTTGCTCCGCCTTTTACCCGGCGGTGCCGCGATCCTCATCCTGACCTTCCTCATGACCTGGGCCAATGATACCGGTGCTTATTTTTGCGGCCGTATCTTCGGCCGCCGCCACCCCTGGCCCAGCCTCAGCCCCGGTAAAACCTGGGCCGGGGCCATCGGCGGCCTGCTGGTAACTTTAGTGATGGCTGAAGTTTTGGGCCCTCTCATTTTGCCGGCTTTAAATAGCTGGCTACTGGCAGGGCTGGCAATACTCTCCGCTATTGCCGCCCAAGCCGGCGATTTAATTGAATCGGGTTTTAAGCGCCAGGCAGGGGTTAAGGACAGCGGCTGGCTTTTACCAGGACACGGGGGAATTTTGGACCGTTTTGATAGTTTGCTCCTGGTGGCTCCGGTGGTATACTATTATCTGGTCTTCTTTTTACCAAAAATGGAGTGA
- a CDS encoding isoprenyl transferase codes for MAGFLTRWLRPGPTKATKDTELEPGKLPRHVAIIMDGNGRWARKRGLPRAAGHRAGVEALRDIVRACVDWGIAILTVYAFSTENWKRPREEVEALMNLLVEYMHRELPELKKEGVQVRAIGRLEALPLAARQELARARRETAGNNRLILNLALNYGGRAELVDACRQITREVLAGKLRPEDIDEGVLKGAIYTGDLPDPDLLIRPSGEMRLSNFLLWQLAYTELWFTDVCWPDFRRENLRQALLAYQQRERRFGGLKN; via the coding sequence GTGGCTGGTTTCCTGACCAGATGGCTCCGCCCCGGACCAACCAAGGCAACGAAGGATACGGAACTCGAACCAGGCAAGCTACCGCGCCATGTAGCCATTATCATGGACGGCAATGGTCGCTGGGCCAGGAAGAGGGGCCTGCCCCGGGCGGCCGGCCACCGGGCGGGGGTCGAGGCTTTACGCGATATTGTCCGAGCTTGCGTTGATTGGGGCATTGCCATCCTTACAGTATATGCTTTTTCTACAGAAAACTGGAAAAGACCCCGGGAAGAAGTGGAAGCGTTAATGAACCTCCTGGTCGAATACATGCACCGGGAGTTACCCGAATTAAAGAAAGAAGGGGTCCAGGTGCGGGCCATTGGCCGCCTGGAAGCCCTGCCATTAGCGGCCCGGCAAGAACTGGCCCGAGCCCGCCGGGAAACGGCCGGCAACAACCGGCTCATCCTCAACCTGGCCCTCAACTATGGCGGTCGGGCCGAACTGGTGGATGCCTGCCGGCAGATTACCCGCGAAGTTTTGGCCGGTAAACTCCGTCCCGAGGATATAGACGAAGGGGTGCTTAAAGGTGCCATTTATACCGGAGACCTGCCCGACCCCGATCTCTTAATTCGCCCTTCCGGGGAAATGCGCCTCAGCAACTTTTTGCTCTGGCAGCTGGCCTATACCGAACTATGGTTTACTGATGTCTGCTGGCCTGATTTCCGGCGGGAAAATTTACGCCAGGCCCTGCTGGCTTACCAGCAGCGGGAAAGGCGTTTCGGCGGCCTAAAAAATTGA
- the ytvI gene encoding sporulation integral membrane protein YtvI, translating to MANFDDRFKQTFQTLLVALMAALLFLLLFYYILPATGEIIRALVPVVLPFALAALLAAIIDPVVNFIESKLKIGRGWAVIITLLSILAILSIAIFYLVTNLIVELESLALTLPAQARALGAAFQEYFTRLQSFYFAGNLPVEVLNTLQSFLDNAVAWLKNLLGLTVQWLIAFISSLPELFISLIITLVATYFFSRDKDFILRTLLQIVSPPWRERMSKVFSSLSQAIIGYLRAEILLVSLQMTQSIIGLLILRVDYALTLAFLIGLADLLPIVGPGTVFIPWIIVEFILGHYGLGLALLTLYAFIIILRQVLQPKLVAVSLGLYPLTTLIALYTGLKLLGIAGLVIGPMTLVVLKAFSRSRQGVTK from the coding sequence TTGGCTAACTTTGACGATCGGTTTAAACAAACCTTTCAAACTTTACTGGTAGCCTTAATGGCTGCCCTCCTTTTCCTGTTGCTTTTTTATTACATATTACCCGCTACCGGGGAAATCATTAGAGCCCTGGTACCGGTAGTGCTGCCCTTTGCCCTGGCCGCCCTACTGGCAGCAATTATCGATCCGGTTGTTAACTTTATTGAAAGCAAGCTTAAAATAGGCCGTGGCTGGGCAGTAATTATCACCCTCTTGTCTATTCTAGCCATCCTTAGCATAGCTATCTTTTATCTGGTGACCAACCTGATTGTCGAGCTGGAGAGCCTGGCCTTAACCCTGCCGGCCCAGGCACGGGCCTTGGGGGCTGCCTTCCAGGAGTATTTTACCCGCCTCCAGAGTTTTTATTTTGCGGGTAACCTGCCCGTTGAAGTCTTGAATACCCTGCAGTCCTTCCTGGACAATGCGGTTGCCTGGCTGAAGAACCTGCTTGGCCTTACGGTCCAGTGGCTAATAGCTTTTATCAGTTCCCTACCGGAACTCTTTATTTCGCTGATCATTACCCTGGTGGCCACTTACTTTTTCAGCCGGGATAAAGATTTTATCCTCCGCACCCTGCTCCAGATAGTTTCACCGCCCTGGCGGGAACGGATGAGTAAGGTTTTCAGCTCCTTGAGCCAGGCTATTATCGGTTACCTGCGGGCAGAAATTTTACTGGTAAGCCTGCAGATGACCCAGAGTATTATCGGGCTTTTAATTTTAAGAGTTGATTATGCCCTAACCCTGGCCTTTTTAATCGGCCTGGCCGATTTGTTGCCCATTGTTGGTCCGGGAACGGTTTTCATTCCCTGGATCATTGTCGAATTTATCCTGGGCCATTATGGCCTGGGGCTGGCCCTTTTAACCCTGTATGCCTTTATCATTATCCTGCGCCAGGTACTGCAACCCAAACTGGTGGCCGTCAGCCTGGGGCTGTACCCGTTGACAACCTTGATTGCCCTGTACACCGGCTTGAAGCTTCTGGGGATTGCCGGTCTGGTCATTGGGCCCATGACGCTGGTAGTCTTAAAGGCTTTTTCGCGTTCCCGGCAGGGGGTGACTAAATAA